Proteins encoded in a region of the Thunnus thynnus chromosome 8, fThuThy2.1, whole genome shotgun sequence genome:
- the plaat1 gene encoding phospholipase A and acyltransferase 1 isoform X2 has product MDKQERSSTMASNDPDLPEPCGDPQPGDLIEIFRPAYQHWALYLGDGYIINLTPVDESQAAAMSSVKSVFSRKAVVRMQLLKEVVGSDSYRVNNKYDHNHTPLPVCEIIQRAQVLIGQEVSYDLLGSNCEHFVTLLRYGEGVSEQATRAIGAISLVTAAASAFSVLGLINTRSRNRPF; this is encoded by the exons ATGGATAAACAAGAACGAAGCTCTACT atggcCTCTAATGACCCTGACCTTCCTGAGCCCTGTGGTGACCCCCAGCCAGGTGACCTCATTGAGATCTTCAGACCAGCCTATCAGCACTGGGCTCTCTACCTGGGAGACGGTTACATCATCAACTTAACTCCTGTTG ATGAGAGCCAGGCAGCTGCCATGTCCAGTGTGAAGTCTGTCTTCAGTCGGAAGGCAGTGGTCCGCATGCAGCTGCTGAAAGAGGTGGTGGGAAGCGACTCGTACCGTGTCAACAACAAGTACGACCACAACCATACACCCCTGCCAGTGTGTGAAATCATCCAGCGAGCGCAAGTCCTAATTGGCCAGGAGGTGTCTTACGACCTGCTGGGGAGTAACTGCGAGCACTTTGTTACCCTTCTGCGCTACGGGGAGGGGGTGTCCGAGCAG GCTACGCGGGCCATTGGGGCCATCAGTTTGGTGACGGCAGCAGCCAGTGCCTTCTCTGTCCTCGGACTGATCAACACTCGATCTAGAAACAGGCCTTtttga
- the plaat1 gene encoding phospholipase A and acyltransferase 1 isoform X1, translating into MDKQERSSTMASNDPDLPEPCGDPQPGDLIEIFRPAYQHWALYLGDGYIINLTPVDESQAAAMSSVKSVFSRKAVVRMQLLKEVVGSDSYRVNNKYDHNHTPLPVCEIIQRAQVLIGQEVSYDLLGSNCEHFVTLLRYGEGVSEQPPLLLFVFTGYAGHWGHQFGDGSSQCLLCPRTDQHSI; encoded by the exons ATGGATAAACAAGAACGAAGCTCTACT atggcCTCTAATGACCCTGACCTTCCTGAGCCCTGTGGTGACCCCCAGCCAGGTGACCTCATTGAGATCTTCAGACCAGCCTATCAGCACTGGGCTCTCTACCTGGGAGACGGTTACATCATCAACTTAACTCCTGTTG ATGAGAGCCAGGCAGCTGCCATGTCCAGTGTGAAGTCTGTCTTCAGTCGGAAGGCAGTGGTCCGCATGCAGCTGCTGAAAGAGGTGGTGGGAAGCGACTCGTACCGTGTCAACAACAAGTACGACCACAACCATACACCCCTGCCAGTGTGTGAAATCATCCAGCGAGCGCAAGTCCTAATTGGCCAGGAGGTGTCTTACGACCTGCTGGGGAGTAACTGCGAGCACTTTGTTACCCTTCTGCGCTACGGGGAGGGGGTGTCCGAGCAG cctcctctgctcctctttgtGTTCACAGGCTACGCGGGCCATTGGGGCCATCAGTTTGGTGACGGCAGCAGCCAGTGCCTTCTCTGTCCTCGGACTGATCAACACTCGATCTAG